A region of the Peredibacter starrii genome:
CATCAACCGAGGCGAGTTAATTCAGGTCTACAAAGACTGGAAAATTGATTCTGTGCCGATTCAGATTCTTATTCCTCATCAAAAAGAAGTTCCGCGAAAAATCAGAAAGCTCAGTGATTTTCTGATTTTAAAACTCGCAAAATATTTCTAAAAGCACCCAGTCTTGAGGGAGTCTCTCGATCATAGGAAGCTCAGGCACTATGATTGAGAACTTTTCTATTCAGGTCAGTTCCGTTTCCCATCACTACGACGAACTCGATGAGTTCTATCGGGACCATTGGGGTGTTCATCTTCATCATGGTCTTTGGGAGAAGGAAGGGATTTCCAAAGAAGAGGCAGTGATTGAATTATCACTTAAGGTGCTGTCTTACTTTGAACCACACTCAAAACTCTTGGACATTGGTTGTGGTTATGGAGAGACCGCGAGATTGTCCCTTGCTATGGGGGCCAGTGAAGTAAGTGGTATCACCGTTTCGCGCAAACAATTTGAATATGCGGCCGCTCATCCTCAGGAAGGTGCTCGGTTTTTCCTGGGAGATTTTATTCAGAATCGTTTTCAGGATGGAGAGTTTAACGGGGCCTATTCTATTGAGTGTTTTTCCCACATCAAAGATAAGAGCCGCTATTTTGAACAAGTCCGTCGAGTCTTAAAACCTGGTGGGAAGTTTGTGATGACTGCCTGGCTTTCGAGAGAAAAGCCTTCCGTTTGGGAGAGAAGGCATCTCCTTGGGCCAATCTGCGAGGAAGGCCGCTTACCATCACTTTGTTCCAGATCCGAAGTTCTTACGCTCATCCAAGATAGCGGCATGGAGCTTCTTGAAGATACTGACTTAAGCCAAAAGGTTTGGAAAACCTGGCTCATCAGTTCCAAAGAAGTTCTCAAACTATTAAAAGAGTCCAAAGGACTAAAATATTTCTTCAATCGTGATCATCGCGAGCGCCGTTTTGCTCTGACCGTTCCGAGGATCCTCATGGGATATCGAACAGGTGCTTTCAAATACGGGCTTTTTGTTATGCAGGTACCACGATCTGCTTCTTAATCGAATCACCCATTAATGTGCGAATTTTCCGATTAAACTCGTCCTTGCGGAATGGTTTAATAATGTACTCAACAAATTGCAGGTGAAATCCGGTGAAGAAGTTCCCTTCAATGTCGCACATGAATAGCAAAGGCAAATTCTGATCCACTGAACGAATTCTATGGCACAGCTCCAGATCCGGAGTTTTCATTGAGGGCAGGTCAGCGATGACCAGATCGTATTGAGTCTCTCTTAATTTCTCTTGCGCATCTATCAAACATGAAGCGGCATGAGCATTAAAATTATTCGAGTTTAAATAATTAACGAGGATTTCTGCTAATTCCTCGTTTTCCGCTACGATTAAAACGTTCTCCATAACATTCTCCATGTTGTTTC
Encoded here:
- a CDS encoding methyltransferase domain-containing protein — encoded protein: MIENFSIQVSSVSHHYDELDEFYRDHWGVHLHHGLWEKEGISKEEAVIELSLKVLSYFEPHSKLLDIGCGYGETARLSLAMGASEVSGITVSRKQFEYAAAHPQEGARFFLGDFIQNRFQDGEFNGAYSIECFSHIKDKSRYFEQVRRVLKPGGKFVMTAWLSREKPSVWERRHLLGPICEEGRLPSLCSRSEVLTLIQDSGMELLEDTDLSQKVWKTWLISSKEVLKLLKESKGLKYFFNRDHRERRFALTVPRILMGYRTGAFKYGLFVMQVPRSAS
- a CDS encoding response regulator transcription factor — translated: MENVLIVAENEELAEILVNYLNSNNFNAHAASCLIDAQEKLRETQYDLVIADLPSMKTPDLELCHRIRSVDQNLPLLFMCDIEGNFFTGFHLQFVEYIIKPFRKDEFNRKIRTLMGDSIKKQIVVPA